The following are encoded together in the Planktothrix sp. FACHB-1365 genome:
- a CDS encoding Rpn family recombination-promoting nuclease/putative transposase, with translation MFDNICKFIAENFSEDLASWLLGSPIQLTQLSPTELSLEPIRADSLILLQSDELVLHTEFQTQPDAMMPFRMLDYRVRVYRRFPQKVMRQVVIYLQRTNSPLVQQNTFRLEKTSHEFEIIRLWEQPTEDFLRVSGLLPFAVLSQTNDPAQVLTQVSQIAEQIADRRVQSNLIAASSILAGLVLETNVIQRIIRSDIMQESTMYQEILRRGKEQGRAEGRAEAMRQVAILLLRMGMSLEQISQTTELTVEQIQALQQSQQQDNQNN, from the coding sequence GTGTTTGATAATATCTGCAAATTTATCGCGGAGAATTTTTCTGAGGATTTAGCCAGTTGGTTATTGGGTTCTCCCATACAGTTAACCCAACTGAGTCCAACGGAGTTATCCTTAGAACCGATTCGGGCAGATTCCTTAATTTTACTACAATCCGATGAGTTAGTATTGCATACGGAATTTCAAACTCAACCGGATGCCATGATGCCCTTTCGGATGTTAGATTATCGAGTAAGGGTCTATCGACGGTTTCCCCAAAAGGTGATGCGTCAGGTGGTGATTTATTTACAACGAACTAACTCCCCCTTAGTTCAACAAAATACCTTTAGACTCGAAAAAACCTCCCATGAATTTGAAATCATTCGTCTCTGGGAACAGCCCACAGAGGATTTTTTGAGAGTTTCTGGGTTATTACCCTTTGCGGTATTAAGTCAAACTAATGATCCCGCCCAAGTATTAACTCAAGTCTCTCAAATCGCTGAACAAATTGCAGATCGGCGCGTTCAAAGTAATCTGATCGCCGCCTCTTCAATTCTCGCCGGATTAGTGTTAGAAACCAATGTCATTCAACGGATTATTAGGAGTGATATTATGCAAGAATCAACGATGTATCAAGAAATTTTACGACGAGGTAAAGAACAAGGTCGCGCTGAAGGGCGGGCTGAAGCAATGCGACAAGTTGCGATTTTATTACTGAGAATGGGGATGAGTTTAGAACAAATTTCTCAAACAACAGAGTTAACGGTTGAACAAATTCAAGCGTTACAACAGAGCCAACAACAGGACAATCAAAATAATTAA
- a CDS encoding calcium-binding protein, producing the protein MANTTVTLNNKTFQLLLGTEESDTILGDAGDDLILGLSGNDFLSGNLGNDWLNGNLGNDAVVGNEGNDTLYGGQNNDVLDGRSGDDLLYGNLDNDDLTGDIGTDTLFGGQATDILRGNDGDDWLYGDKGDDTLIGGTGRDRFILGNNLGSDTINDFTPGEDLIGLMGGLTFAQLTLVSDINNTLIRVTNTNQLLATLINVSANSLSSNDFQILP; encoded by the coding sequence ATGGCAAACACAACGGTTACTTTGAATAATAAAACCTTTCAGTTGTTATTAGGAACTGAAGAAAGTGATACAATATTAGGAGATGCAGGAGATGACTTAATTTTAGGACTTTCCGGTAATGATTTTCTATCGGGAAATTTAGGAAATGATTGGTTAAATGGAAATTTGGGTAATGATGCGGTTGTGGGAAATGAAGGTAACGATACCCTTTATGGCGGACAAAATAATGATGTTTTAGATGGTCGCAGTGGAGATGATTTGTTATATGGAAATTTGGATAATGATGACCTCACGGGAGATATCGGAACTGATACTTTATTTGGGGGTCAAGCAACTGATATTCTGCGGGGAAATGATGGAGATGACTGGTTATATGGAGATAAAGGAGATGATACCTTAATTGGAGGAACAGGACGCGATCGCTTTATCCTAGGAAACAATTTAGGGAGTGATACCATTAATGATTTTACCCCAGGTGAAGATTTGATTGGGTTAATGGGAGGATTAACTTTTGCACAATTAACTTTAGTTTCTGATATTAATAATACCCTAATTCGGGTCACTAACACTAACCAACTTTTAGCAACCTTAATTAATGTTTCTGCTAATAGTCTCAGCAGTAACGATTTTCAAATTCTCCCTTAA
- a CDS encoding glutathione S-transferase family protein, whose amino-acid sequence MLKLYGGARSRASIVQWYLEEIGVPYEFILLDMQAGEHLQPEFMAINPIGKVPAIVEDDFKLWESGAILLYLAEKHGKLPNSPEEKAEIYQWVLFGNATLGTGIFIEANREKEMPRLLNPLNEILTKQPFLMGNELNVADIAVGSLLAYIPLMLQLDLSPYPAVLDYIKRLTERPAFQKTIGSRK is encoded by the coding sequence ATGTTAAAACTCTATGGTGGTGCTCGTAGTCGGGCTTCAATTGTGCAATGGTATTTAGAAGAAATCGGGGTTCCCTACGAGTTTATTTTATTAGATATGCAAGCGGGAGAACACCTACAACCGGAATTTATGGCGATCAATCCTATTGGTAAAGTTCCCGCCATTGTTGAGGACGATTTTAAGCTGTGGGAGTCGGGAGCGATTTTATTATATTTAGCCGAAAAACACGGTAAACTGCCTAATTCTCCCGAAGAGAAAGCCGAAATTTATCAATGGGTATTATTTGGAAATGCAACGTTAGGAACGGGAATTTTCATAGAAGCAAATCGGGAAAAAGAAATGCCCCGTTTACTCAATCCTTTGAATGAAATTTTGACGAAACAACCCTTTTTAATGGGGAATGAATTGAATGTTGCTGATATTGCAGTGGGTTCACTTTTGGCTTATATTCCCTTGATGTTACAGTTGGATTTAAGCCCCTATCCGGCTGTTTTAGACTATATTAAACGGTTAACGGAAAGACCTGCATTTCAAAAAACCATTGGTAGCAGGAAGTAA
- a CDS encoding DUF29 family protein → MVQELIDLKTFIIEGRYQDALGIIDELEGMGKQAILRNIESFLTRLMIHLIKNQIEQRLTNSWAASIAGSIVEIRKLNLKDNKTSYYINVGEWQPYLEESLELAIRPASQEVLNGQLSRAKLSTQLNREQLLLIAHDLVNLTYCNSVKALEEQLDQYLTQLPGGEAWNTDYC, encoded by the coding sequence ATGGTACAGGAATTAATAGACTTAAAAACCTTTATTATTGAAGGACGTTATCAGGACGCATTAGGGATTATCGATGAGTTAGAGGGAATGGGTAAACAAGCAATTTTACGGAATATAGAATCGTTTTTAACTCGATTAATGATACATTTAATTAAAAATCAAATTGAACAACGATTAACCAATTCTTGGGCTGCTTCTATAGCGGGATCAATTGTAGAAATCAGAAAGTTAAACCTCAAAGATAATAAAACTTCTTATTATATTAATGTAGGGGAATGGCAACCTTATTTAGAAGAATCCCTGGAGTTAGCAATTCGTCCAGCTAGTCAGGAAGTGTTAAACGGTCAACTCAGCCGTGCTAAACTATCTACCCAATTAAATCGAGAGCAATTGTTATTAATAGCGCATGATTTAGTCAATTTGACCTATTGTAATTCAGTCAAAGCGTTAGAAGAACAATTAGATCAATATTTAACTCAGTTACCTGGAGGTGAAGCATGGAATACCGATTATTGTTGA
- a CDS encoding Calx-beta domain-containing protein — translation MLLEFGSEQNNLLVDSSLKLTSSPATSPFGASQSPLIDTAIQQLELKLQQLAIDSELTDKMDQAFGNNWDIQKAQSLTQDWLTGEFKGIPDIKIVSQADIDGANGAFADAIDTIYLSREFLAQNTANPEAVVDILLEETGHFIDSVVNSTDTAGDEGERFATVVQGKTLTPTELAAIQTEDDTATVVIDGQTLVIEQAANTVSLTTPDASAAEILSGQTANPGRFTVTRTGSTTNALTVNYTVAGTATKGTDYSNLTGSVTIPIGATTANIPITVIDDTVFEGSETSVVTLSTSTAYDLGTAKTGTVTIADNDKPTVSLTTPDASAAEILSGQTANPGRFTVSRTGSTTNALTVNYTVAGTATKGTDYSNLTGSVTIPIGATTANIPITVIDDTAFEGSETAIVNLSTSTAYDLATAKTGTVTIADNDKTGKTNTDVDGDGRDDAIVSIDSGIVVRRSDGTKFLPNELWTDIGYWGTKGTGFADVTGDGKADAIASNDNGVFIRRSDGSKFLPNELWTDVGYWGTKGTWFADVTGDGKADAIAANDNGVFIRRSDGSKFLPNELWTDIGYWGTKGTWFADVTGDGKADAIASNDNGVFIRRSDGSKFLPNELWTDVGYWGTKGTWFADVTGDGKADAIAANDNGVYIRRSNGTGFLPNEKWTDIGYWGTKGTWFADVTGDGKADAIASNDNGVFIRRSDGSKFLSNEKWTDIGYWGTKGTWIGDVALSSGNPHLGYYSELSSFSGTQWDQQSGDNTQFEQYPYGGGGDQRWKTDDRIEQVYTDLSTAIFGSRLPMNAGYAYDSGYYSAYGSHSGIDINGSINTPVGAAVRGTVVSVEYYTGNGSWIAIDEIDSSNNKTGRRWWYGHLSSAVNVSKGNTVIPGQKLGTTNNLNHLHLSVINTYSQVTNWNEIANAKTGNYDQDVQTVLNRTMGPIQGYWKSKNGIKE, via the coding sequence ATGCTTTTAGAATTTGGTTCAGAACAAAATAACCTGTTGGTTGATTCCTCTCTAAAATTGACTTCTAGCCCCGCAACATCTCCTTTCGGAGCCAGTCAATCTCCCTTGATTGATACTGCAATCCAACAGTTAGAACTGAAATTACAGCAGTTGGCCATTGATTCTGAGTTAACGGATAAGATGGATCAAGCTTTTGGGAACAATTGGGACATTCAGAAAGCCCAAAGTTTAACCCAAGATTGGCTGACAGGGGAATTTAAAGGGATTCCTGATATTAAAATTGTTTCTCAAGCCGACATTGATGGGGCAAATGGAGCTTTTGCCGATGCTATAGATACTATTTACCTCTCACGAGAGTTTTTAGCCCAGAATACGGCTAACCCTGAAGCGGTGGTTGATATCCTATTAGAAGAAACGGGACATTTTATTGATTCAGTTGTCAATTCTACGGATACTGCTGGAGATGAGGGAGAACGCTTTGCAACAGTTGTTCAAGGCAAAACCTTAACTCCTACTGAACTAGCAGCAATTCAGACAGAAGATGATACAGCTACTGTTGTTATAGACGGTCAAACCCTTGTTATTGAACAAGCTGCGAATACTGTTAGTTTAACGACCCCAGATGCGAGTGCGGCTGAAATTCTCTCAGGACAAACGGCTAATCCCGGTCGTTTTACCGTTACTCGTACAGGTAGCACCACTAACGCCTTAACTGTTAATTATACCGTTGCAGGTACAGCCACAAAAGGAACAGATTATAGCAATCTTACAGGTAGTGTTACTATTCCCATTGGTGCAACGACTGCTAATATTCCGATTACTGTCATTGATGATACTGTCTTTGAAGGTTCAGAGACATCTGTGGTGACTTTATCGACATCCACAGCCTACGATTTGGGAACAGCTAAAACGGGTACAGTTACAATTGCAGATAATGATAAACCAACTGTTAGTTTAACCACCCCAGATGCCAGTGCTGCGGAAATTCTCTCAGGACAAACCGCTAACCCCGGTCGTTTTACCGTTAGTCGTACAGGTAGCACCACTAACGCCTTAACTGTTAATTATACCGTTGCAGGTACAGCCACAAAAGGAACAGATTATAGCAATCTTACAGGTAGTGTTACTATTCCCATTGGTGCAACAACTGCTAATATTCCGATTACTGTCATTGATGATACTGCCTTTGAAGGTTCAGAGACAGCTATTGTGAATTTATCGACATCCACAGCTTACGATTTAGCAACAGCTAAAACGGGTACAGTTACGATTGCAGATAATGATAAAACTGGGAAGACCAATACAGATGTAGATGGGGATGGACGAGATGATGCAATTGTATCTATCGACTCTGGCATTGTAGTGAGGCGTTCAGATGGTACAAAATTTTTACCTAATGAACTATGGACAGACATTGGCTATTGGGGAACTAAAGGAACCGGGTTTGCCGATGTAACCGGAGATGGTAAAGCTGATGCGATTGCCTCTAATGACAATGGGGTTTTTATCAGACGTTCAGATGGTAGCAAGTTTTTACCTAATGAACTATGGACAGATGTTGGTTATTGGGGAACTAAAGGTACTTGGTTTGCTGATGTAACCGGAGATGGTAAAGCTGATGCGATTGCAGCTAATGACAATGGGGTTTTTATCAGACGTTCAGATGGTAGCAAGTTTTTACCTAATGAACTATGGACAGACATTGGCTATTGGGGAACTAAAGGCACTTGGTTTGCTGATGTAACCGGAGATGGTAAAGCTGATGCGATTGCCTCTAATGACAATGGGGTTTTTATCAGACGTTCAGATGGTAGCAAGTTTTTACCTAATGAACTATGGACAGATGTTGGTTATTGGGGAACTAAAGGCACTTGGTTTGCTGATGTAACCGGAGATGGTAAAGCTGATGCGATTGCAGCTAATGACAATGGGGTTTATATCAGACGTTCTAATGGCACAGGATTCTTACCCAATGAAAAATGGACAGATATTGGTTATTGGGGAACCAAAGGCACTTGGTTTGCTGATGTAACCGGAGATGGTAAAGCTGATGCGATTGCCTCTAATGACAATGGGGTTTTTATCAGACGTTCAGATGGTAGCAAGTTTTTATCTAATGAAAAATGGACAGATATTGGTTATTGGGGGACGAAAGGCACTTGGATTGGTGACGTAGCTTTAAGTAGTGGGAATCCTCATCTGGGTTACTACAGCGAGCTTTCTTCATTCAGTGGAACTCAATGGGATCAACAAAGTGGTGATAATACTCAATTTGAACAATATCCTTATGGTGGCGGAGGCGATCAACGATGGAAAACAGATGATCGAATCGAGCAAGTTTACACTGATCTTTCCACAGCAATTTTTGGCTCGCGATTACCCATGAATGCTGGTTATGCTTATGATTCTGGTTATTATTCCGCCTATGGATCTCACTCGGGTATCGATATTAATGGTAGCATAAATACACCTGTTGGGGCAGCAGTTCGGGGAACAGTTGTTTCAGTAGAATACTATACAGGTAATGGATCATGGATTGCTATTGATGAGATTGACAGTAGTAATAATAAAACTGGTCGTCGGTGGTGGTATGGTCATCTTAGCAGTGCAGTCAATGTGAGTAAAGGAAATACAGTCATTCCCGGACAAAAACTAGGAACAACAAATAACTTGAATCATTTGCATTTATCAGTTATAAATACTTATAGTCAGGTCACTAATTGGAATGAGATTGCTAATGCAAAGACAGGAAACTATGATCAAGATGTTCAAACTGTTCTGAACCGAACTATGGGGCCTATACAAGGATATTGGAAGTCCAAGAATGGAATTAAAGAGTAA
- a CDS encoding photosystem II reaction center protein K: MEAALLLAKLPEAYSIFSPVVDILPVIPVFFLLLAFVWQASVGFK; this comes from the coding sequence ATGGAAGCAGCACTGCTTTTAGCAAAGCTACCCGAAGCTTACTCCATTTTTAGTCCTGTCGTTGACATTCTGCCTGTTATCCCCGTCTTTTTCCTGTTGTTGGCTTTTGTTTGGCAAGCCTCTGTGGGATTCAAATAA
- a CDS encoding alpha-E domain-containing protein: protein MLSRVADSIYWLNRYVERAENIARFIDVNQNLLLDSPSGVQQQWKPIVVTTGDLELFKERYGEATEENVIRFLTFDGNYPNSILSCLRAARENARSVREIISSEMWEQVNEFYLMVRDAAMGERYYQLSDFFYQVKMRGHQFAGVMDATMSHNEGWHFGNMGRLLERADKTSRILDVKYYILLPSVNDVGTTIDEIQWISLLKSASAYEMYRKRKQHRITPSRVVEFLILDREFPRSIEYCLLQAERSLQCITGTSPGTWQNPAERELGRLRSELDYITIEEIMQEGIHEFLDDLQHRMNRVGERIFEAFFALKPVASPLILSQTQASS from the coding sequence ATGTTAAGCCGTGTTGCAGATTCTATTTATTGGTTAAATCGTTATGTAGAACGGGCGGAAAATATTGCTCGTTTTATTGATGTGAATCAAAATTTGTTATTAGATTCTCCCTCTGGGGTTCAACAACAGTGGAAACCAATTGTTGTGACAACGGGGGATTTAGAACTGTTTAAAGAACGCTATGGAGAAGCGACAGAAGAAAATGTCATCCGATTTTTAACTTTTGATGGTAATTACCCAAATTCTATTTTATCTTGTTTACGGGCGGCTCGTGAAAATGCTCGTTCTGTTCGGGAAATTATCTCCTCGGAAATGTGGGAACAAGTCAACGAATTTTATCTGATGGTTCGAGATGCGGCGATGGGAGAACGTTACTATCAACTCTCGGATTTCTTCTATCAAGTCAAAATGCGCGGACATCAATTTGCAGGGGTCATGGATGCTACCATGTCTCATAATGAAGGTTGGCATTTTGGGAATATGGGGAGGTTATTAGAACGGGCGGATAAAACCTCTCGAATTTTGGATGTGAAGTATTATATTTTATTACCTTCAGTTAATGATGTCGGAACAACAATTGATGAAATTCAGTGGATTTCTTTGTTAAAATCTGCCAGTGCTTATGAAATGTATCGCAAACGCAAACAACACCGGATTACACCGTCTAGGGTTGTAGAATTTCTGATTTTAGATCGGGAATTTCCGCGCTCAATTGAATATTGTTTATTACAGGCAGAGCGATCGCTACAATGTATTACAGGAACTAGCCCTGGCACTTGGCAAAACCCCGCAGAACGAGAGTTAGGAAGGCTACGTTCTGAGCTTGATTATATCACAATTGAAGAAATTATGCAAGAGGGAATTCATGAATTTTTGGATGATTTACAACATCGAATGAATCGCGTCGGCGAACGAATTTTTGAAGCCTTTTTTGCGCTTAAACCGGTTGCCAGTCCCCTGATATTGAGTCAAACTCAAGCGAGTTCATGA
- the puuE gene encoding allantoinase PuuE: MSKHYPRNLIGYGRHTPDPKWPNQARIAVQFVINYEEGGENCILHGDQASEAFLSEIIGAEPFQGLRHLNMESIYEYGSRAGFWRLYRLFTQRHIPLTVYGVAMALERNREAVAAMLEADWEIASHGYRWIDYKYFNEEMEREHLQKAIAIHTEVTGTRPLGWYTGRTSSHTRKLVVEEGGFLYDADSYADDLPYWVYDYGKPHLVIPYTLDNNDMRFATNQGFNSGDQFFTYLKDAFDLLYAEGETAPKMMSIGLHCRLVGRPGRAAALARFLDYIQNHEQVWICRRIDIAQHWHEYHKPMTGNNT; encoded by the coding sequence ATGTCTAAACACTATCCAAGAAATCTAATCGGTTATGGTCGCCATACCCCCGATCCAAAATGGCCGAATCAAGCCAGAATAGCTGTACAATTTGTAATTAATTATGAAGAAGGCGGCGAGAATTGTATTCTACACGGTGATCAAGCTTCTGAAGCCTTTTTATCAGAAATTATTGGGGCTGAACCTTTTCAAGGATTGCGCCATTTAAACATGGAATCGATTTATGAATATGGCAGCAGAGCAGGATTTTGGCGACTGTATCGGCTGTTTACCCAACGTCATATTCCCCTGACCGTTTATGGGGTTGCAATGGCTTTAGAACGCAACCGAGAAGCCGTTGCAGCGATGTTAGAAGCGGACTGGGAAATTGCTAGTCATGGGTATCGCTGGATTGATTATAAATATTTTAATGAAGAAATGGAACGGGAACATTTACAAAAAGCGATCGCGATTCATACCGAAGTTACGGGAACTCGACCCCTCGGTTGGTATACTGGACGCACAAGTTCCCATACTCGAAAATTAGTCGTAGAGGAAGGCGGTTTTTTATATGATGCTGATAGTTATGCCGATGATTTACCCTATTGGGTTTATGACTATGGAAAACCCCATTTAGTTATTCCTTATACTCTTGATAATAATGATATGCGGTTTGCAACGAATCAAGGGTTTAACAGTGGTGATCAGTTTTTTACCTATTTAAAAGATGCCTTTGATTTGTTATATGCTGAAGGAGAAACCGCACCTAAAATGATGAGTATTGGATTACATTGTCGTTTAGTCGGTAGACCCGGACGGGCAGCAGCATTAGCTCGCTTTTTAGATTATATTCAAAACCATGAACAGGTTTGGATCTGTCGTCGGATTGATATCGCTCAACATTGGCATGAGTATCATAAACCTATGACCGGAAACAATACTTAA
- a CDS encoding circularly permuted type 2 ATP-grasp protein, with protein sequence MRFQSYDPGEFYDELFVAKGQPRPYAAALIDRINSLSPGDLEIRQEAAKTAMMKLGATFNVYSDSQGTERILPFDLIPRIVSASEWAWLERGLKQRIHALNLFIDDIYGEQKIIKDGFIPEELIYSSKGFLQPCMGLKAPKGIWCHITGTDLVRDKEGKWYVLEDNLRCPSGVSYVLENRRVMKTTFPQIFAKLGIQPVDEYPSHLLDALLNLVGTHISNPTVVVLTPGMYNSAYFEHSFLAQQMGVELVEGRDLVVSDGYVQMRTTKGLQRVDVIYRRIDDTFIDPLAFNPESMLGVPGLTEVYRNGRVALANALGTGIADDKVIYAYVPQMIQYYLGEEQILSNVPTYLCWEPKQLDYVLANLDQLVVKAANEAGGYGMLVGTQSTEAERLEFAEKIKANPRNYIAQPTLSLSRVPTLLGDTFEGCHVDLRPYVLYGENIYVHPGGLTRVAMKKGSLVVNSSQGGGSKDTWVLCE encoded by the coding sequence GTGCGATTTCAATCCTACGATCCAGGTGAATTCTACGATGAACTTTTTGTAGCTAAAGGACAACCTCGTCCTTACGCAGCCGCGTTAATTGATCGGATTAATTCTCTATCCCCTGGAGATTTAGAAATCCGACAGGAAGCCGCTAAAACTGCAATGATGAAATTGGGGGCGACATTTAATGTTTATAGTGATAGTCAAGGGACAGAACGTATTTTACCCTTTGACTTAATTCCTCGTATTGTTTCCGCTTCAGAATGGGCTTGGTTAGAACGGGGATTAAAGCAACGAATTCATGCCCTGAATTTATTTATAGATGATATCTATGGAGAACAGAAAATTATCAAAGATGGGTTTATTCCTGAAGAGTTAATTTATTCTTCTAAGGGATTCCTTCAACCTTGTATGGGTTTAAAAGCACCCAAGGGGATTTGGTGTCATATTACGGGAACGGATTTAGTTAGGGATAAAGAGGGAAAATGGTATGTTCTTGAAGATAATTTACGCTGTCCGTCCGGGGTTTCCTATGTCTTAGAAAATCGTCGGGTAATGAAAACAACATTCCCTCAAATTTTTGCTAAATTAGGAATTCAACCCGTTGATGAATATCCCAGTCATTTATTAGATGCGTTGCTGAATTTAGTGGGGACTCATATTAGCAATCCCACCGTTGTTGTCTTAACGCCTGGGATGTATAATTCTGCCTATTTTGAACACTCTTTTCTTGCCCAACAAATGGGAGTAGAATTAGTGGAAGGGCGGGATTTAGTGGTGAGTGATGGTTATGTGCAAATGCGAACCACTAAGGGTTTACAACGGGTAGATGTAATTTATCGTAGAATTGACGATACGTTTATTGATCCATTAGCTTTTAATCCTGAGTCAATGTTAGGGGTTCCAGGGTTAACGGAAGTGTATCGAAATGGTCGAGTTGCGCTGGCGAATGCGTTAGGAACGGGGATTGCTGATGATAAAGTGATTTATGCTTATGTTCCCCAAATGATTCAATATTATTTAGGAGAAGAACAAATTTTATCGAATGTTCCAACTTATTTATGTTGGGAACCCAAACAACTTGATTATGTTTTAGCAAACCTCGATCAATTAGTGGTTAAAGCGGCTAATGAAGCGGGAGGCTATGGGATGTTAGTGGGAACCCAATCAACAGAAGCAGAACGCCTAGAATTTGCAGAAAAAATTAAAGCCAATCCTCGAAATTATATCGCCCAACCCACCCTATCTTTATCACGGGTTCCGACTTTATTAGGAGATACTTTTGAAGGGTGTCACGTTGATTTAAGACCCTATGTTTTATATGGTGAAAATATTTACGTTCATCCAGGGGGATTAACCCGTGTGGCGATGAAAAAAGGGTCATTAGTGGTTAATTCTTCTCAAGGAGGAGGAAGTAAGGATACTTGGGTTTTATGTGAATAA
- a CDS encoding transglutaminase family protein: MIYNITHLTHYTYSQPVTLDPHLIQLRPRSDAFQTVQEFSVDIFPQPQGRSDCLGLDGNNAIKIWFSQPTQELKIKVNSQVETHCTNPFHYLLEPWALELPIVDYPAPILSHLQPYLQQLPDPIITQLAQEIWHKTQGQTLTFLNELNQKIHETCQHIIRPQGRPLPPGITWTQQFGSCRDLTVVFMEACRMMNLATRFVSGYQEGNLNREKRDLHAWAEVYLPGAGWRGYDPTQGLAISDRHIPLVATAIPRHAAPIKGTFRGIGATSQMEFHVSIAKIEG; the protein is encoded by the coding sequence ATGATCTATAATATTACTCACCTTACCCATTACACTTACAGTCAACCTGTTACTTTAGATCCCCATCTGATTCAGTTACGCCCTCGTTCTGATGCGTTTCAAACCGTACAAGAATTTTCTGTAGACATTTTTCCTCAACCTCAAGGGAGATCAGATTGCTTGGGATTAGATGGAAATAATGCCATTAAAATTTGGTTTTCCCAACCCACTCAAGAATTAAAAATTAAGGTTAACTCCCAAGTGGAAACCCACTGTACTAACCCCTTTCATTATTTATTAGAACCTTGGGCGCTGGAGTTGCCGATTGTAGATTATCCGGCTCCTATATTGAGTCATTTACAACCCTATTTACAACAACTTCCTGATCCGATTATTACCCAACTTGCTCAAGAAATTTGGCATAAAACCCAAGGACAAACCCTGACTTTTTTAAATGAATTAAATCAAAAAATTCATGAGACTTGTCAACATATTATTCGCCCTCAAGGTCGTCCCTTACCACCGGGTATCACTTGGACACAACAATTTGGTTCCTGTCGAGATTTAACCGTTGTGTTTATGGAAGCGTGTCGGATGATGAATTTAGCGACCCGTTTTGTGAGTGGGTATCAAGAAGGGAATTTAAACCGAGAAAAACGGGATTTACACGCTTGGGCTGAAGTTTATTTACCCGGTGCGGGATGGCGAGGGTATGATCCGACTCAAGGATTGGCCATTAGCGATCGCCATATTCCCCTAGTGGCGACGGCTATTCCCCGCCACGCCGCCCCCATTAAAGGGACATTTCGGGGTATTGGTGCCACCTCCCAGATGGAATTTCACGTTTCAATTGCCAAAATAGAGGGTTAA